CGGCGGAGGCCGTGGTCGTGGTCCCGGTGGAGGTACCGCAGGTGCCTTCGGTAAGGGCGGCGGCAAGAGCAAGCAGCGCAAGTCGCGGCGGGCGAAGCGGCAAGAATTCGAGATGCGGAGTGCTCCGGTCGTCGGTGGCGTCAACGTCACCCGCGGTAACGGAGAGGTCATCCGCATGCGCCGTGGCGCGTCCATCGCGGACTTCGCCGACAAGATCGAGACGCTGACCGGCTACACGGTCCAGCCCGGAACCCTCGTGACGATCCTCTTCAACCTCGGCGAGATGGCCACGGCCACCGAGTCGCTGGACGAGGCGACGTTCGAGGTGCTCGGCGAGGAGCTCGGCTACAAGATCCAGATGGTCTCGCCCGAGGACGAGGACAAGGAGCTCCTCGAGGGCTTCGGTCTCGACCTCGAGGCCGAGCTGGAGGCGGAGAGCGAGGACGACCTCGAGATCCGTCCCCCGGTCGTCACCGTCATGGGTCACGTCGACCACGGTAAGACCAGACTGCTCGACGCGATCCGTCAGACCAACGTCATCGACGGTGAAGCGGGTGGCATCACCCAGCACATCGGTGCGTACCAGGTCTGGACGGAGCACGAGGGCATCGAGCGGGCCATCACCTTCATCGACACCCCGGGTCACGAGGCGTTCACCGCCATGCGTGCCCGTGGTGCGCAGGTGACCGACCTCGCGATCCTCGTGGTCGCGGCCGACGACGGCATCATGCCGCAGACGGTCGAGGCTCTCAACCACGCCCAGGCGGCCAATGTGCCGATCGTGGTCGCGGTGAACAAGGTCGACAAGCCCGACGCCAACCCGGCCAAGGTCCGTCAGCAGCTGACCGAGTACGGTCTGGTCGCTGAGGAGTACGGCGGAGACGTGCTGTTCGTCGATGTGTCGGCTCGTGCCAACACCGGCATCCAGGAACTCCTGGACGCGGTGCTGCTCACCGCCGATGCGGGTCTCGACCTCACCGCGAACCCGAACAAGGGCGCGCGTGGTGTGGCCATCGAGGCGAAGCTCGACAAGGGCCGCGGATCGGTCGCCACGGTGCTCATCCAGTCCGGAACGCTCCGGATCGGAGACGCCATCGTCGCCGGAACCGCGTACGGACGAGTTCGTGCGATGGCCGACGAGAACGGCGAGCAGGTCCTCGAGGCCTACCCGTCGCGTCCCGTGCAGGTTCAGGGTCTCAACTCGGTGCCTCGTGCCGGTGACGTCTTCATCGTGACCGAGGAAGACCGTATGGCCCGTCAGATCGCTGAGAAGCGTGAAGCGGTCGAGCGCAACGCTCAGCTGGCCAAGGCCCGCAAGCGCATCTCGCTCGAGGACTTCACCCGTGCTCTCGAGGACGGCAAGGTCGAGTCGCTCAACCTCATCATCAAGGGTGACGTCTCCGGTGCCGTCGAGGCGCTGGAGGAGTCGCTGCTCAAGATCGAGGTCGACGACTCGGTGCAGCTCCGCATCATCCACCGCGGTGTCGGTGCGATCACGGAGTCCGACGTGAACCTGGCGACGATCGACAACGCGATCATCGTGGGCTTCAACGTCCGTCCCGACACGAAGGCGCGCGAGCGCGCTCAGCGTGAGGGCGTCGACATCCGGTTCTACTCGGTGATCTACAACGCGATCGACGAGATCGAGAGCTCGCTCAAGGGCATGCTCAAGCCGGAGTACGAAGAGATCCAGTCGGGTGTCGCCGAGATCCGCGAGGTGTTCCGCTCCTCGAAGTTCGGCAACATCGCCGGTGTCATCGTGCGGTCGGGAACGATCACGCGAAACGCCAAGGCTCGTGTCATCCGCGATGGCGTCGTGATCGCCGATGGCCTCGCCATCGAGTCGCTGCGTCGCTTCAAGGATGACGTCACCGAGGTGCGCACGGACTACGAGGCCGGTATCGGCCTCGGCAAGTTCAACGACATCCAGATCGGCGACGAGATCGAGACGACGGAACTGGTCGAGAAGCCGCGCGGCTGATCGAGTTCGATATATCTTCGGGCGTCCTTCGCTCCGGCTCCTCAGCGGGCCAGCGAGACGAAGGGCGCCCGAAGGGTACGCAGAGGGAGAGAACAATGGCTGGTGAACGTCAGGCCCGTCTGGCCGATCGGATCCGAGTGATCCTTGCCGAGCGACTGGAGAAGGGGCTGCGCGACCCGCGCCTCGGCTTCGTGACCCTCACCGACTGCCGCGTCAGCGGCGATCTGCAGCACGCCTCCGTCTTCTACACCGTGCTCGGCACGGAGGAGGAGCGGATCGCCAGCGGTGCCGCCCTGGCATCGGCGACGGGCATGCTGCGCAGCGAGGTGGGACGACAGCTGAGCACCCGACTGGTGCCGACGCTCGAGTTCATCCCGGATGCTCTGCCCGAGAACGCCGACCACATCTCCGCGCTGCTCCGCGAGGCGCAGCAGCGTGACGCGGAGGTCGCGGCGCTCGCGTCGTCGGCGTCGCATGCGGGAGAGGCTGACCCCTACTTGCATCCGGATGAGGACGACTCGCGCTCCTGACCTGTGCCTGCCCCGCTCCGAGTGCGAGGGCTTGCTACCCTCACCTGAACGAGCGGATGCTCGTACGGACTCGGGGGGTTCGGCATCGACGGATCGAGTGCGCGGGGGGCGGTCTCGATCGACCCCGCCTCACTGGAGGCTCTGGTCTCCGCATTGCTGGATGACGACCTGAGCTGTGCTCCGCACGTGGTCGCGAGGCTCGTGTCGGAGGTGACGGGAGACACGGCGACCGTCAGGGCCGTG
The sequence above is a segment of the Microbacterium sp. Root553 genome. Coding sequences within it:
- the rbfA gene encoding 30S ribosome-binding factor RbfA, translated to MAGERQARLADRIRVILAERLEKGLRDPRLGFVTLTDCRVSGDLQHASVFYTVLGTEEERIASGAALASATGMLRSEVGRQLSTRLVPTLEFIPDALPENADHISALLREAQQRDAEVAALASSASHAGEADPYLHPDEDDSRS
- the infB gene encoding translation initiation factor IF-2 → MAGKPRVHEIAAELGVDSKIALAKLKELGEFVKSPSSTIEPPVARKLRAAIEADASLKPSADTTSAAKPGAAKTGAAKPGAAKTGAAKPAAARPGAPTPGPKPGPKPAPAPEQPAAPVEEAPAPQAAPAAATPGPAEVKPAEAKSEEAKPADGGAPKPGAPRPGNNPFSSAQGMGQRPAGPRPGNNPFASAQGMGQRPSPTPGNIPRPQAPRPGAPRPGAPRPGSPRPGAPRGGQGGRPGGAPFQQRPGGPGRPGGAGGPGGAGGPGARPGGGFAGRPGGGGGRGRGPGGGTAGAFGKGGGKSKQRKSRRAKRQEFEMRSAPVVGGVNVTRGNGEVIRMRRGASIADFADKIETLTGYTVQPGTLVTILFNLGEMATATESLDEATFEVLGEELGYKIQMVSPEDEDKELLEGFGLDLEAELEAESEDDLEIRPPVVTVMGHVDHGKTRLLDAIRQTNVIDGEAGGITQHIGAYQVWTEHEGIERAITFIDTPGHEAFTAMRARGAQVTDLAILVVAADDGIMPQTVEALNHAQAANVPIVVAVNKVDKPDANPAKVRQQLTEYGLVAEEYGGDVLFVDVSARANTGIQELLDAVLLTADAGLDLTANPNKGARGVAIEAKLDKGRGSVATVLIQSGTLRIGDAIVAGTAYGRVRAMADENGEQVLEAYPSRPVQVQGLNSVPRAGDVFIVTEEDRMARQIAEKREAVERNAQLAKARKRISLEDFTRALEDGKVESLNLIIKGDVSGAVEALEESLLKIEVDDSVQLRIIHRGVGAITESDVNLATIDNAIIVGFNVRPDTKARERAQREGVDIRFYSVIYNAIDEIESSLKGMLKPEYEEIQSGVAEIREVFRSSKFGNIAGVIVRSGTITRNAKARVIRDGVVIADGLAIESLRRFKDDVTEVRTDYEAGIGLGKFNDIQIGDEIETTELVEKPRG